The Streptomyces pactum genome contains a region encoding:
- a CDS encoding putative bifunctional diguanylate cyclase/phosphodiesterase has protein sequence MEPTESAAAGSRLSLRRMVGAWHVSRWPGQRGGGAPHPAATARGSAPPAARHPSVLPDTDGERHLAWPALPSAVVAAAAFVLGAGFYRAFTDGHALFPSGTVGWSLAVLTGIVVGHLVMLGRSRWWGGTGSGAALTLSVLLLYGWVPAGMVSLTVVVLVGIARRGRWRQGVLHGAVDILGIAAGALVLGVCGSVPSVEDPWDPDTWGVYAAPKVVLVAVAYLAVTRALLWYLQTPRVGLPTVARTALVRQGLVAVALLGIAPLVCVVAVAKPLLLPLFAIPLIALDSTLWIARARAEEQLRDPLTGLPNRQWLLERTWAALDDAERIGARAALMLIDLDRFRSVNDTLGHLAGDRLLLQTADRLRQALPRGAEAARLGGDEFAVLLPVADSTTSATRIARGLVAALSSPMDLDGLTLVLEASAGVAVFPDHALDAEGLLRRADVAMYQAKRDRTGVEVYESKRDSNTPDRLGLLGDLRRALDAREVELHYQPKVRFDGQVAGLEALVRWVHPERGKVPPDEFIAIAESSGLMPHLTEYVLETALEQVARWRSQGLFVPVAVNVSPRDVHTPGFAGSVAARLARHGVPAGALQLEITEHVLLEDPQRAADTLNALTGHGVKMSLDDFGTGYSSLVHLRRLPVSELKIDRSFVARLAVDTEDAAIVRCTVDLAHSLGLLVVAEGVEDDETWERLRDLGCDAVQGWLVAAAMPPQETTAWLLARGSRGWVRAAAALPAAATDE, from the coding sequence ATGGAACCGACCGAGAGCGCCGCCGCGGGCTCACGGCTGAGCCTGCGTCGCATGGTGGGCGCGTGGCACGTGAGCCGGTGGCCCGGGCAGCGCGGTGGTGGCGCACCGCATCCCGCGGCGACCGCCCGCGGCTCCGCGCCGCCGGCCGCCCGCCACCCCTCCGTCCTGCCCGACACCGACGGCGAACGGCACCTCGCCTGGCCCGCGTTGCCCTCGGCCGTCGTCGCGGCCGCCGCCTTCGTGCTGGGCGCCGGTTTCTACCGGGCGTTCACCGACGGCCACGCCCTCTTCCCGTCCGGCACCGTCGGCTGGTCCCTGGCCGTGCTGACCGGCATCGTCGTAGGCCACCTGGTCATGCTCGGCCGCTCCCGCTGGTGGGGCGGCACCGGATCCGGCGCCGCCCTCACCCTCTCCGTCCTGCTGCTGTACGGCTGGGTTCCGGCCGGCATGGTCAGCCTCACCGTCGTCGTCCTGGTCGGCATAGCCCGTCGGGGCCGCTGGCGGCAGGGCGTCCTGCACGGCGCGGTCGACATCCTCGGCATCGCCGCGGGCGCCCTGGTGCTGGGCGTCTGCGGTTCCGTACCCTCCGTCGAGGACCCCTGGGACCCCGACACCTGGGGTGTGTACGCGGCGCCCAAGGTGGTGCTCGTCGCGGTCGCCTACCTCGCCGTGACCCGCGCCCTGTTGTGGTACCTGCAGACACCGCGCGTCGGCCTGCCCACCGTCGCCCGCACCGCCCTGGTCAGACAGGGCCTGGTCGCCGTGGCACTGCTCGGCATCGCCCCGCTGGTCTGCGTGGTCGCGGTCGCCAAGCCGCTGCTGCTGCCGCTGTTCGCCATCCCGCTGATCGCCCTCGACTCGACCCTGTGGATCGCCCGCGCTCGCGCCGAGGAGCAGTTGCGGGACCCTCTCACCGGACTGCCCAACCGGCAGTGGCTCCTCGAGCGCACCTGGGCCGCGCTGGACGACGCCGAGCGCATCGGCGCCCGCGCCGCCCTGATGCTGATCGACCTCGACCGCTTCCGGTCGGTCAACGACACCCTCGGACACCTCGCCGGCGACCGGCTGCTGCTGCAGACGGCCGACCGGCTGCGGCAGGCCCTGCCGCGCGGGGCGGAGGCCGCGCGGCTCGGCGGCGACGAGTTCGCCGTCTTACTGCCCGTCGCCGACTCCACCACGTCGGCGACCCGGATCGCCCGCGGCCTCGTGGCCGCGCTCAGTTCCCCGATGGATCTGGACGGGCTCACCCTCGTCCTGGAGGCCAGCGCCGGTGTCGCCGTCTTCCCCGACCACGCGCTGGACGCCGAAGGACTGCTGCGCCGCGCCGACGTGGCGATGTACCAGGCGAAGCGGGACCGCACCGGCGTGGAGGTCTACGAGTCCAAGCGGGACTCCAACACCCCGGACCGGCTCGGCCTCCTGGGCGACCTGCGCCGGGCTCTGGACGCCCGCGAGGTCGAGCTGCACTACCAGCCCAAGGTCCGCTTCGACGGACAGGTCGCGGGCCTGGAGGCCCTGGTCCGCTGGGTGCACCCCGAGCGCGGCAAGGTGCCGCCGGACGAGTTCATAGCGATCGCCGAGTCCTCGGGGCTGATGCCCCACCTCACCGAGTACGTGCTGGAGACGGCGCTCGAACAGGTCGCCCGCTGGCGCTCCCAGGGCCTGTTCGTGCCGGTCGCGGTCAACGTCTCCCCGCGCGACGTCCACACCCCCGGCTTCGCGGGCTCCGTGGCCGCCCGGCTGGCCCGGCACGGCGTCCCCGCCGGAGCGCTGCAACTGGAGATCACGGAACACGTCCTCCTGGAGGACCCGCAGCGCGCCGCCGACACCCTCAACGCGCTGACCGGTCACGGCGTGAAGATGTCCCTGGACGACTTCGGCACCGGCTACTCCTCCCTCGTCCACCTGCGCAGGCTCCCGGTCAGCGAGCTCAAGATCGACCGCTCGTTCGTGGCCCGGCTGGCCGTCGACACCGAGGACGCCGCGATCGTGCGCTGCACGGTCGACCTCGCGCACTCCCTCGGCCTGCTCGTCGTCGCCGAGGGCGTGGAGGACGACGAGACCTGGGAGCGGCTGCGGGACCTCGGCTGCGACGCCGTACAGGGCTGGCTGGTCGCGGCCGCGATGCCGCCCCAGGAGACCACCGCCTGGCTGCTCGCCCGCGGCTCCCGGGGCTGGGTGCGGGCCGCCGCCGCACTGCCCGCGGCGGCGACCGACGAGTGA
- the ligA gene encoding NAD-dependent DNA ligase LigA: MAGDKQAETTSVPAEAREKHVQLAEQIEEHRFRYYVKDAPVVSDADFDRLLRSLEELEEEYPELRTPDSPTQKVAGSYETEFTAVEHRSRMLSLDNTFNDEELAAWTERIAKELGEQEYHFLCELKVDGLAVNLTYERGRLVRAATRGDGRTGEDITPNVRTIADIPERLTGDEVPDLVEIRGEVYFPMEKFQELNARLTAAGDKPFANPRNAAAGSLRQKDPRVTASRPLHMVVHGIGVLEGFKGMTRLSQAYDLLKTWGLPTSPHNRVVDGLGGVRDFIAHYGENRHSVAHEIDGVVVKLDEIRLQGRLGSTARAPRWAIAYKYAPEEVNTKLVDIKVGVGRTGRVTPYAQVEPVTVAGSEVEFATLHNQEVVKAKGVLIGDTVVLRKAGDVIPEILGPVADLRDGSEREFVMPAECPECGTPLKAMKEGDIDLRCPNARTCPAQLRERVSYLAGRECLDIEHFGGVVAAALTGPLEPPRPPLEDEGDLFDLTVEKLLPIKAYVLDPDSGLPKRDPKTGEEKIVTVFANKEGEPKKNTLALLRHIEEAKTRPLARFLNGLSIRYVGPVAAQALAREFRSVDRIEQATEEELANTDGVGDTIAAAVKEWFAEEWHREIVRKWKAAGVPLEDRSTGEDEGPRPLEGLTVVVTGTLENFTRDGAKDSLQSRGAKVTGSVSKKTSFVVVGDNPGSKYDKAMQLKVPVLNEDGFTVLLEQGPEAAADVALSAEE, translated from the coding sequence GTGGCCGGCGACAAGCAGGCGGAGACGACGAGCGTGCCCGCCGAGGCGCGCGAGAAGCACGTGCAGCTCGCTGAGCAGATCGAGGAGCACCGCTTCCGGTACTACGTGAAGGACGCCCCCGTCGTCAGCGACGCGGACTTCGACCGGCTGCTGCGTTCCCTGGAGGAGCTGGAGGAGGAGTACCCGGAGCTGCGCACCCCGGACTCCCCGACCCAGAAGGTCGCCGGTTCCTACGAGACGGAGTTCACGGCCGTAGAGCACCGCTCCCGCATGCTCTCCCTCGACAACACCTTCAACGACGAGGAGCTGGCCGCCTGGACCGAGCGCATCGCCAAGGAGCTGGGCGAGCAGGAGTACCACTTCCTGTGCGAGCTGAAGGTGGACGGACTCGCCGTCAACCTCACCTACGAGCGTGGCCGCCTCGTCCGCGCCGCCACCCGCGGCGACGGCCGCACCGGCGAGGACATCACGCCCAACGTCCGCACCATCGCCGACATCCCGGAGCGCCTGACGGGGGACGAGGTGCCCGACCTCGTGGAGATCCGCGGCGAGGTCTACTTCCCGATGGAGAAGTTCCAGGAGCTCAACGCCCGGTTGACCGCGGCGGGTGACAAGCCGTTCGCCAACCCGCGCAACGCGGCGGCCGGTTCGCTGCGCCAGAAGGACCCGCGCGTCACCGCCTCCCGTCCGCTGCACATGGTGGTCCACGGCATCGGTGTCCTGGAGGGCTTCAAGGGCATGACCCGCCTCTCCCAGGCCTACGACCTGCTCAAGACCTGGGGCCTGCCCACCTCCCCGCACAACCGCGTGGTCGACGGCCTCGGCGGCGTACGGGACTTCATCGCCCACTACGGCGAGAACCGGCACTCCGTGGCGCACGAGATCGACGGCGTCGTCGTCAAGCTCGACGAGATCCGCCTCCAGGGACGCCTCGGCTCCACGGCCCGCGCACCGCGCTGGGCCATCGCGTACAAGTACGCGCCGGAAGAGGTCAACACCAAGCTCGTCGACATCAAGGTGGGTGTCGGCCGCACCGGCCGCGTCACACCGTACGCGCAGGTCGAGCCGGTCACGGTGGCCGGCAGCGAGGTGGAGTTCGCCACCCTGCACAACCAGGAGGTCGTCAAGGCCAAGGGCGTGCTCATCGGCGACACCGTGGTGCTGCGCAAGGCCGGTGACGTCATCCCGGAGATCCTCGGCCCGGTCGCCGACCTGCGGGACGGCAGCGAGCGCGAGTTCGTGATGCCGGCCGAGTGCCCCGAGTGCGGGACGCCGCTGAAGGCCATGAAGGAGGGCGACATCGACCTCCGGTGCCCCAACGCCCGCACGTGCCCTGCCCAGTTGCGTGAGCGCGTCTCCTACCTGGCCGGCCGGGAGTGCCTGGACATCGAGCACTTCGGCGGCGTCGTGGCGGCCGCGCTGACCGGGCCGCTGGAGCCGCCGCGGCCGCCGCTGGAGGACGAGGGCGACCTCTTCGACCTCACCGTCGAGAAACTGCTGCCCATCAAGGCGTACGTCCTCGATCCGGACAGCGGGCTGCCCAAGCGCGACCCCAAGACCGGCGAGGAGAAGATCGTCACGGTCTTCGCCAACAAGGAGGGCGAGCCGAAGAAGAACACCCTCGCGCTGCTCAGGCACATCGAGGAGGCCAAGACCCGCCCGCTCGCCCGCTTCCTCAACGGGCTCTCCATCCGGTACGTGGGGCCCGTCGCCGCCCAGGCCCTCGCCCGGGAGTTCCGCTCCGTCGACCGCATCGAGCAGGCCACCGAGGAGGAGCTGGCGAACACCGACGGGGTGGGCGACACCATCGCCGCCGCCGTCAAGGAGTGGTTCGCCGAGGAGTGGCACCGCGAGATCGTCCGCAAGTGGAAGGCGGCCGGAGTTCCGCTGGAGGACCGGTCGACGGGGGAGGACGAGGGGCCGCGCCCGCTCGAAGGACTCACCGTCGTCGTCACCGGCACCCTGGAGAACTTCACCCGGGACGGAGCCAAGGACTCCCTGCAGAGCAGGGGCGCGAAAGTGACCGGGTCGGTGTCCAAGAAGACGTCGTTCGTCGTGGTCGGCGACAACCCCGGGTCGAAGTACGACAAGGCGATGCAACTGAAGGTGCCGGTTCTGAACGAGGACGGTTTCACCGTCCTGCTCGAACAAGGACCCGAAGCGGCGGCCGACGTCGCACTTTCGGCTGAGGAATAG
- a CDS encoding methionine synthase — MSDNSQTSPRLGPATGIGSMPGDDAREAVKTATGTFEDFPFLPELPARGPGADMIGRTAGMLVELYARVEPSGWRLGDRPGRDTKRARAWLGEDLDALEEFTQGHEGPLKVQAVGPWTLAAALELRNGEAVLSDASAARDLAASLAEGLRLHLAEVRRRVPGARVVLQLDEPSLTAVLRGQVRSASGYRTHRAVDRQVVEAALRDVAGVHGDGPVVVHSCAPDVPFALLRRAGVAGVSFDFSLLTERDDDAIGEAVEGGTRLFTGVVPGTEAALSDPAGSVMGVRTLWRRLGLHPGLLAEAVTVTPACGLAGASPEYARRALAHCVQAARSLADNPE; from the coding sequence GTGAGCGACAACAGCCAGACCAGCCCGCGCCTCGGCCCCGCCACCGGCATCGGCTCGATGCCCGGCGACGACGCCCGCGAGGCCGTCAAGACCGCCACCGGCACCTTCGAGGACTTCCCCTTCCTCCCCGAGCTGCCCGCCCGCGGCCCCGGCGCCGACATGATCGGCCGCACCGCGGGGATGCTCGTCGAGCTGTACGCACGTGTGGAGCCCAGCGGCTGGCGGCTCGGCGACCGGCCGGGCCGGGACACCAAACGGGCCCGGGCCTGGCTCGGGGAGGACCTCGACGCCCTGGAGGAGTTCACCCAGGGCCACGAGGGACCGTTGAAGGTCCAGGCCGTCGGCCCCTGGACGCTGGCCGCCGCCCTGGAGCTCAGGAACGGGGAGGCGGTGCTCTCCGACGCCAGCGCGGCCCGCGACCTCGCCGCCTCGCTCGCGGAAGGGCTGCGCCTGCACCTGGCGGAGGTCCGGCGCCGCGTGCCCGGCGCCCGGGTCGTGCTCCAGCTCGACGAGCCGTCCCTCACCGCCGTACTGCGCGGCCAGGTGCGGAGTGCCAGCGGCTACCGCACCCACCGGGCCGTCGACCGCCAGGTCGTCGAGGCCGCCCTTCGCGACGTCGCCGGGGTGCACGGCGACGGGCCCGTCGTGGTCCACTCCTGCGCACCGGACGTACCGTTCGCCCTGCTGCGCCGGGCGGGCGTCGCGGGCGTCTCCTTCGACTTCTCGCTCCTCACCGAGCGTGACGACGACGCGATCGGCGAGGCCGTCGAAGGCGGCACCCGGCTGTTCACCGGTGTCGTGCCCGGCACGGAGGCCGCACTGTCAGACCCTGCCGGTAGCGTCATGGGTGTCAGAACGCTGTGGCGCAGGCTGGGGCTGCATCCGGGGCTTCTCGCGGAGGCGGTCACCGTCACTCCGGCGTGCGGACTCGCGGGCGCGTCCCCCGAGTACGCCCGCCGGGCGCTCGCCCACTGCGTCCAGGCGGCGAGATCCCTCGCGGACAACCCAGAGTAA
- a CDS encoding SDR family oxidoreductase → MATHVITGAGSGIGAAVARRLHERGDEIVLHARDAGRAKELAAAFPGAKTLVGDLTDPDKLSWAFSHQSLPDRVDSLLHIAGVVDLGPVGDLTSKTWRNQLNVNLVAPAELTRLFLPQLRVAQGHVLFVNSGSGLNAHAGWSAYAASKHGLKALADALRQEEHANGVRVTSVYPGRTASPMQAKVHQQEGKEYDPAKWIDPESVATTILMALDLPRDAEVNDLTVRPGR, encoded by the coding sequence ATGGCTACACATGTGATCACCGGAGCGGGCTCCGGCATCGGCGCGGCCGTCGCCCGCCGCCTGCACGAACGCGGCGACGAGATCGTGCTGCACGCGCGCGACGCGGGCCGCGCGAAGGAACTGGCGGCCGCCTTCCCCGGCGCGAAGACGCTGGTCGGCGACCTGACCGACCCGGACAAGCTCTCCTGGGCCTTCTCCCACCAGAGCCTGCCCGACCGCGTGGACTCGCTGCTGCACATCGCCGGGGTGGTCGACCTCGGCCCGGTCGGCGACCTCACGTCGAAGACCTGGCGCAACCAGCTCAACGTCAACCTGGTCGCCCCCGCCGAGCTGACCCGCCTCTTCCTGCCCCAGTTGCGCGTCGCCCAGGGCCACGTGCTGTTCGTCAACTCCGGCTCCGGCCTCAACGCCCACGCCGGCTGGTCCGCGTACGCCGCCTCCAAGCACGGCCTGAAGGCGCTGGCCGACGCCCTGCGCCAGGAGGAGCACGCGAACGGTGTCCGGGTCACCTCGGTCTACCCCGGCCGCACCGCCAGCCCCATGCAGGCCAAGGTCCACCAGCAGGAGGGCAAGGAGTACGACCCCGCGAAGTGGATCGACCCCGAGTCGGTCGCCACGACGATCCTGATGGCCCTGGACCTGCCGAGGGACGCGGAGGTCAACGACCTGACGGTGCGCCCGGGACGGTGA
- a CDS encoding TIGR00730 family Rossman fold protein, with product MNICVFLSAADLDERYTRPAKEFAELLGKGGHTLVWGGSDVGLMKVVADGVQESGGRLLGVSVDFLAAKAREGADEMVIARDLAERKRLLLEKADAVVIMVGGTGTLDEATEILELKKHGHTDKPVVLLNTAGFYDGLKEQFRRMEDEGFLPRPLTELVFFAEEPVGALAYLEESQGIE from the coding sequence ATGAACATCTGCGTCTTCCTCTCCGCCGCCGACCTCGACGAGCGCTACACGCGCCCCGCGAAGGAGTTCGCCGAACTGCTCGGAAAGGGCGGCCACACCCTCGTGTGGGGCGGTTCCGACGTCGGGCTGATGAAGGTGGTCGCCGACGGCGTGCAGGAGTCCGGAGGGCGGCTGCTGGGGGTCTCCGTGGACTTCCTGGCGGCCAAGGCACGCGAGGGCGCCGACGAGATGGTGATCGCGCGGGACCTCGCCGAGCGCAAGCGGCTGCTGCTGGAGAAGGCCGACGCCGTGGTGATCATGGTGGGCGGCACCGGCACGCTGGACGAGGCGACCGAGATCCTGGAGCTGAAGAAGCACGGGCACACCGACAAGCCCGTCGTCCTGCTCAACACGGCCGGCTTCTACGACGGCCTCAAGGAGCAGTTCCGCCGCATGGAGGACGAGGGCTTCCTGCCCCGCCCCCTCACCGAGCTGGTGTTCTTCGCCGAGGAGCCGGTCGGCGCGCTCGCGTACCTGGAGGAGAGCCAGGGCATCGAGTGA
- a CDS encoding DUF427 domain-containing protein, translated as MTKGLNGLKGHRITVEPSDRHVRVVRGEQLLAESDRALVLRETGCPERYYIPADDVRLDLLTPSGTHTHCPFKGDASYWSLPDAADLVWAYPDPEPEVARIKDHLCFYDVEVS; from the coding sequence GTGACCAAGGGACTCAACGGGCTCAAGGGACACCGCATCACCGTCGAGCCGAGCGACCGGCACGTGCGCGTGGTGCGCGGCGAGCAGCTCCTGGCCGAGAGCGACCGGGCGCTGGTCCTGCGGGAGACGGGCTGTCCGGAGCGGTACTACATCCCGGCCGACGACGTACGGCTCGATCTGCTGACGCCGTCCGGCACGCACACCCACTGTCCCTTCAAGGGCGACGCCTCCTACTGGTCGCTGCCGGACGCGGCGGACCTGGTCTGGGCGTACCCGGACCCGGAGCCGGAGGTGGCTCGGATCAAGGACCACCTCTGCTTCTACGACGTCGAGGTGTCCTGA
- a CDS encoding alpha/beta fold hydrolase, producing the protein MEKRTLSRDGTRIAYESTGRGPAVVLVSGAMSTGAAVAPLAAELSDRFEVTVYDRRGRGASGDTAPFAVEREVEDLAALIEAVGGEASLYGVSSGGALVLRAAASGLPVARVAVYEVPYAMDDAAARAAAEYTGRLAEALGQGRRGDAVELFLRLTGLGEEMIRGARQSPMWAGMESLAPSLAYDDAAMGDSRVPRSELASVTAPLLALAGGASPEWMREAARAIAEAAPRGTYRTLEGQSHVVEPGVLAPVLADFFAN; encoded by the coding sequence ATGGAGAAGAGAACCCTTTCGCGCGACGGCACGCGCATCGCCTACGAGAGCACCGGGCGGGGCCCCGCGGTCGTCCTCGTCAGCGGCGCCATGTCGACGGGCGCGGCGGTGGCGCCGCTGGCGGCGGAGCTGTCGGACCGCTTCGAGGTCACCGTGTACGACCGCCGGGGCCGCGGCGCGAGCGGTGACACGGCGCCCTTCGCGGTGGAACGCGAGGTCGAGGACCTGGCGGCGCTGATCGAGGCGGTGGGCGGCGAGGCGTCGCTGTACGGCGTCTCCTCCGGCGGCGCGCTGGTGCTGCGGGCGGCGGCGAGCGGACTGCCGGTGGCCCGGGTGGCCGTGTACGAGGTGCCGTACGCCATGGACGACGCCGCCGCGCGGGCCGCCGCCGAGTACACCGGGCGGCTGGCCGAGGCCCTCGGTCAGGGGCGGCGCGGGGACGCGGTGGAGCTGTTCCTGCGGCTCACCGGCCTGGGTGAGGAGATGATCCGGGGTGCCCGCCAGTCCCCCATGTGGGCCGGTATGGAGTCGCTCGCGCCGAGTCTGGCGTACGACGACGCGGCGATGGGCGACAGCCGGGTCCCCCGGTCCGAGCTCGCCTCGGTCACCGCGCCGCTGCTCGCCCTGGCCGGCGGCGCGAGCCCCGAGTGGATGCGCGAGGCGGCGCGGGCGATCGCCGAGGCGGCGCCCCGGGGCACGTACCGCACCCTGGAGGGGCAGAGCCACGTGGTGGAGCCGGGCGTGCTGGCGCCGGTGCTGGCGGACTTCTTCGCGAACTGA
- the mnmA gene encoding tRNA 2-thiouridine(34) synthase MnmA, whose product MTETPQRTRPLRVLAAMSGGVDSAVAAARAAEAGHDVTGVHLALSANPQSFRTGARGCCTIEDSRDARRAADVIGIPFYVWDLADRFREDVVEDFVAEYEAGRTPNPCLRCNEKIKFAALLDKALALGFDAVCTGHYAKVILREDGVRELHRASDMAKDQSYVLGVLDDRQLAHAMFPLGDTLTTKDEIRAEAERRGLAVAKKPDSHDICFIADGDTQGFLADRLGKAEGDIVDEAGNRLGTHEGAYGYTIGQRKGLRIGTPAPDGKPRYVLDISPVTNTVTVGPADALDVNALRAIKPRWCGAAPTGPGTYTAQLRAHGGETEVRAELVDGTLEVTFTQPVRGVAPGQAIVLYDGTRVVGSATIASTTRVPAGVA is encoded by the coding sequence ATGACTGAGACCCCGCAGCGCACCCGCCCCCTCCGCGTCCTCGCCGCCATGTCGGGCGGAGTCGACTCCGCCGTAGCCGCCGCCCGTGCGGCCGAGGCGGGGCACGACGTGACCGGCGTCCACCTCGCACTCTCCGCGAACCCCCAGTCCTTCCGCACGGGCGCGCGGGGCTGTTGCACCATCGAGGACTCGCGGGACGCCCGCCGCGCGGCGGACGTCATCGGCATCCCGTTCTACGTGTGGGACCTCGCCGACCGCTTCCGGGAGGACGTGGTCGAGGACTTCGTCGCCGAGTACGAGGCAGGCCGCACCCCGAACCCCTGCCTGCGCTGCAACGAGAAGATCAAGTTCGCCGCGCTGCTCGACAAGGCCCTGGCCCTGGGCTTCGACGCCGTCTGCACCGGCCACTACGCCAAGGTGATCCTGCGCGAGGACGGCGTACGCGAGCTGCACCGCGCCTCCGACATGGCCAAGGACCAGAGCTACGTCCTCGGGGTGCTCGACGACCGGCAGCTCGCGCACGCGATGTTCCCGCTCGGCGACACCCTCACCACCAAGGACGAGATCCGCGCGGAGGCCGAGCGCAGGGGACTGGCCGTCGCCAAGAAGCCCGACTCGCACGACATCTGCTTCATCGCCGACGGCGACACCCAGGGCTTCCTGGCCGACCGGCTGGGCAAGGCCGAGGGCGACATCGTCGACGAGGCGGGCAACCGGCTCGGCACCCACGAGGGCGCCTACGGCTACACCATCGGCCAGCGCAAGGGCCTGCGGATCGGCACCCCGGCTCCCGACGGCAAGCCGCGCTACGTCCTGGACATCTCCCCGGTGACCAACACGGTGACGGTCGGCCCCGCGGACGCCCTCGACGTCAACGCACTGCGGGCGATCAAGCCCCGCTGGTGCGGCGCCGCCCCGACCGGGCCCGGCACCTACACCGCCCAGCTCCGCGCCCACGGCGGCGAGACCGAGGTCCGGGCCGAGCTGGTCGACGGGACCCTGGAGGTGACGTTCACGCAGCCGGTGCGCGGCGTCGCCCCCGGCCAGGCGATCGTGCTGTACGACGGCACGCGCGTGGTGGGCTCGGCGACGATCGCGTCCACCACGCGCGTGCCGGCCGGCGTGGCCTGA
- a CDS encoding N-acetylmuramoyl-L-alanine amidase yields MGAKRESSSSTAGGSAGGSTGGSKDADRRIGRRALIVGGTAAAVGTAVLARDELARLWWRVPGVERPREEGVVDYSGARWVAASDENWRRADRPDEFGVDMVIVHVTQGSFASAVRAFQDPGHKAATHYIVGQDGRVTQMIRELDVAYHAGNRDYNERSVGIEHEGFVDRPQDLTDEMYAASARLTAGICARYDIPLDREHIIGHVEVPGTDHTDPGPHWDWDRYMKLVRRAATSAPSDSPSSGPSRSGA; encoded by the coding sequence ATGGGGGCGAAGCGTGAATCCAGCAGCTCTACCGCCGGGGGTTCCGCCGGCGGGTCTACCGGCGGGTCCAAGGACGCGGACCGGCGTATCGGCAGGCGGGCGCTGATCGTCGGCGGCACGGCGGCGGCCGTGGGCACGGCGGTGCTGGCGCGCGACGAGCTGGCCCGCCTGTGGTGGCGGGTACCGGGAGTCGAGCGGCCCCGCGAGGAGGGCGTCGTCGACTACTCCGGCGCCCGGTGGGTCGCGGCGTCGGACGAGAACTGGCGGCGCGCGGACCGGCCCGACGAATTCGGCGTCGACATGGTGATCGTCCATGTCACGCAGGGCAGTTTCGCGAGCGCGGTGAGGGCGTTCCAGGATCCCGGGCACAAGGCGGCCACGCACTACATCGTCGGGCAGGACGGCCGCGTCACCCAGATGATCCGCGAGCTGGACGTCGCGTACCACGCGGGCAACCGCGACTACAACGAACGCAGTGTCGGCATCGAGCACGAGGGCTTCGTGGACCGGCCGCAGGATCTCACCGACGAGATGTACGCGGCCTCCGCGCGGCTGACGGCGGGGATCTGCGCGCGCTACGACATACCCCTGGACCGCGAGCACATCATCGGCCACGTGGAGGTGCCGGGCACCGATCACACCGATCCGGGGCCGCACTGGGACTGGGACCGGTACATGAAGCTGGTGCGGCGGGCGGCGACCAGCGCCCCTTCGGACAGCCCGTCGAGCGGTCCGTCCCGGTCCGGCGCCTAG